One window of Triticum dicoccoides isolate Atlit2015 ecotype Zavitan chromosome 5A, WEW_v2.0, whole genome shotgun sequence genomic DNA carries:
- the LOC119303309 gene encoding probable carboxylesterase 2: MAARALLISLLLALCSALGEGVSALRGRGNGDAVKFDFTPFLIQYESGRVQRLMGTSVVPPSVDARTGVASTDVVVDQGTGLAVRLYRPSSRRGRLPVLLYFHGGAFVVESAFGPVYHNYLNALAARAGVIAVSVNYRLAPEHTLPAAYDDSWTALQWVLSNARNGSGYGPSWLHKHGDMSRLFVGGDSAGGNIAHNLAMRAGQQDDGRGRIKGVALLDPYFLGGHASPWAERAWGFICAGRYGTEHPYVDPMALPADAWRRLGAARVLVTRSGQDRLGPWQGAYVDALRGSGWGGQARLYETPGEAHCYFLNNLQSPKAAAHMATVAEFVTHS, encoded by the coding sequence ATGGCCGCGCGAGCTCtgctcatctccctcctcctcgcgctctgcTCGGCTCTCGGGGAGGGGGTCTCGGCATTGCGcggccgcggcaacggcgacgCGGTCAAgttcgacttcacgcccttcctcaTCCAGTACGAGAGCGGGCGGGTGCAGCGGCTGATGGGCACCAGCGTGGTGCCGCCGTCCGTGGACGCGCGCACCGGCGTCGCCTCCACCGACGTCGTCGTCGAtcagggcacgggcctcgccgtcaGGCTCTACCGCCCGAGCAGCCGCCGCGGCAGGCTACCCGTGCTCCTCTACTTCCACGGCGGCGCGTTCGTCGTCGAGTCGGCCTTCGGCCCCGTGTACCACAACTACCTCAACGCGCTGGCGGCCAGGGCGGGCGTCATCGCGGTGTCGGTGAACTACCGCCTGGCGCCGGAGCACACGCTCCCGGCCGCCTACGACGACTCGTGGACGGCGCTCCAGTGGGTGCTCTCCAACGCCCGCAACGGCTCCGGCTACGGCCCGTCCTGGCTCCACAAGCACGGCGACATGTCCCGGCTGTTCGTGGGCGGGGACAGCGCCGGCGGCAACATCGCGCACAACCTGGCAATGCGCGCGGGGCAGCAGGACGACGGCAGAGGGCGGATCAAGGGCGTGGCGCTGCTGGACCCGTACTTCCTGGGCGGGCACGCGAGCCCGTGGGCGGAGCGGGCGTGGGGGTTCATCTGCGCGGGGCGGTACGGGACGGAGCACCCGTACGTGGACCCGATGGCGCTGCCGGCGGACGCGTGGCGGCGGCTCGGCGCCGCGCGCGTGCTGGTGACCAGGTCGGGGCAGGACCGGCTGGGGCCGTGGCAGGGCGCGTACGTGGACGCGCTCCGGGGCAGCGGCTGGGGCGGGCAGGCGCGGCTGTACGAGACGCCCGGCGAGGCGCACTGCTACTTCCTCAACAACCTCCAGTCGCCCAAGGCCGCCGCGCATATGGCCACCGTCGCGGAGTTCGTCACTCACTCCTAG